From the Thermus brockianus genome, the window AGGACCGCTCCGTGGTGGAGAGGCTGAAGGAAGGGGCCTAAGGCCCTGCGCCCTCGGCCCGGCGGGCTAGCCCGCCGGGCTTTTGTGCACGTGCACCACCTTCCACCCCTCGGGGAAGCGCACCGCCACGCGGCTTTCGTTCACCGCCTGGTGCCTTAGGCCCCCTTCCTCCTCGAGGGTGAGGAGGAGGGTATAGCTGAAGATGGCCACCTCCCCGTAGCGCTGGAGCCTTCTTTCCAAGAGGTCTATCCGGTAGGGCTTCCCCCGGGTGGCCCAGCGCTTCTCCACCATGAAGCGGTGGAAGTCCAGGCCGTCCAGGCGGTGGGGGGTGACGAACCACTCGTAGAGGGAAAGCTCGGGATGGGTGGTGGCGGCGTAGGTGGCGTAGTCCCCTTCGTAGATGCTCTTTAGGTGGTGCTCCAGGAAACCCCAAAGCTCGGCCTCGCCCTCCACGGCTCACCTCCCCGGCTGGTACTCCCCCCACTCCTCCCGGAGGACCCCGCAGACCTCCCCCAAGGTGGCCCGGCGGCGGAAGGCCTCGAGGACATAGGGGAAGAGGTTCTCCCCTCCCTTGGCCGCCCGGCGCAGGTTCTCCAGGCCGATACGGACGCTTTCCCCGTCCCGGTTTGCCCGGAAGGCGGCAAGCTCCCGCTTCCTCCTTTCGTGGAGCTCCGGGTCAATGCGCTGCACGGGCACGGGTTCGTTCAGGGGGCTGTTGGGGTCATGGAAGCGGTTCACCCCCACGATGATCCGCTTGCCCTCCTCCACCTCCTTCTGGAACTGCCAGGCGGACTCCTCTATGGCCCGCTGGAAGTAGCCCGCCTCCACCGCGGCCACGGCCCCGCCCAGGGCGTCTATCTCGGCGATGAGCCGTTCCGCCTCCTTTTCCAGGGTATCGGTAAGGTGCTCCACGTAGAAACTTCCCCCCAAGGGGTCAATGGCCTTGGTCACCCCGCTCTCGTAGGCCAGGATCTGCTGCGTGCGCAGGGCGAGGAGGGCACTTTTCTCCGTGGGGAGGCCCAAAGCCTCATCGTAGGCGTTGGTGTGGAGGCTTTGCGTGCCCCCAAGCACGGCGGCCAGGGCCTGGTAGGCGGTGCGCACCACGTTGTTCAAGGGCTCTTGGGCGGTGAGGGTGGAGCCTCCGGTCTGGGTGTGGAAGCGGAGCATCCAGCTTTTGGGGTCCTTGGCCCCGAACTCCTCCCGCATGATGCGGGCCCAAAGCCGCCTGGCGGCGCGGAACTTGGCCGCCTCTTCCAAGATGTCCCCGTGGGCGGCGAAGAAGAAGGAAAGCCTGGGGGCGAAGGCGTCCACGTCCAGGCCCCGCTCCATGGCCGCCCGCACGTAGGCCTTGCCGTCCGCCAAGGTGAAGGCGATCTCCTGGGCGGCGGTGGCCCCGGCCTCCCGGATGTGGTAGCCGGAGATGCTGATGGTGTTCCACTTGGGCACGTGCTGGGCGCAGAACTCAAAGATGTCCGTCACCAGGCGCATGGAAGGGCCTGGGGGGTAGATGTAGGTGCCCCGGGCGAAGTACTCCTTGAGGATATCGTTCTGCACCGTGCCCGAGACCTGGTCCCAGCTTACCCCCTGCTCCTCCGCCACCAGGAGGTAGAGGGCGAGGAGCATCATGGCGGGGGCGTTGATGGTCATGCTGGTGGAAACCCGGTCCAGGGGGATGCCCTCAAAGAGCTTGCGCATGTCCTCGAGGGTGGCGATGGACACCCCCACCCGCCCCACCTCCCCCACACTCATGGGGTGGTCGGGGTCTAGGCCGAGCTGCGTGGGCAGGTCAAAGGCCACGCTGAGGCCGGTCTGGCCCTGGGCGAGGAGGTATCGGTAGCGGGCGTTGGACTCCTCGGCGGTGGAGAAGCCGGCGTACTGGCGCATGGTCCAGAGCCGGTCCAGGTACATCCGCGGGTAGATGCCCCGGGTGAAGGGGTACTCCCCCGGGCGGCCGAGCCTTTCCCGGTACCCTTCGGGCAGGGACTCAAAGAGGCCTTCCATGCCCTAGTTTTACAAGAAGAGGCGGAGAAGGAGAAGGGCGAGGAAGAGGACCCCTAGGATAAGGAGCAAAGGGGGCAAGAGGAGGCTATAGGCGGCCAGCACCATGGCCAAAAAGTCCTTCCAGTCGGGCCGGGGATTTCCTTGCACGCCCTTAGCATACCCCTTTCTCCGCTTTACTTCCCCGCTACCTAGCTACATCCTCTTTTGATAGCATTAGCCCATGGCCCTATCCAAGAGCGCCCGGAAGGTGCTTAAGGTTCTGGCCCGCCGGGGGGCCCCCGAGGTCCTCTTCGCCCTAAGCCGGGGGGCCTCCCGCTTCTCCGACCTGGAAAGCCTCCTGGTCCTATCCCCGAGAACCCTGGCGGAGAGGCTTCGGGAGTTCCACCTGTTGGGCTTCGTGGAGCGGCGCGCCTACCCTGAGGTGCCGCCTCGGGTAGAATACATCCTGACCCCGCGGGGCAAGCGGGTTTTGGATTTCCTGCGCGGATTGGAGGAGGTATTGGAGCCCAAGGAGGAGGTACGGTGAAAGCCAGAGCCATCGTGGTGACATCGGGCAAGGGCGGGGTGGGGAAGACCACCACCACCGCCAACCTGGGGGCGGCCTTGGCCAAGCTGGGGGAGAAGGTGGCGGTGGTGGACGTGGACGTGGGCCTCCGCAACCTGGATGTGGTCATGGGCCTCGAGGGCCGGGTGGTCTTTGACCTCATTGACGTCCTGGAGGGGCGGGCCAAACCCCGGCAGGCCCTCATCCGGGACAAGCGGGTGGAAAACCTCTACCTCCTCCCCGCCTCCCAGACCAAGGACAAGGAGGCTTTGGACCCCGCCAAGTTCAGGGAACTTATCCAGCTCCTCCTTAACGAAGAGGGGTTTGACCGGGTACTCATAGACTCCCCCGCCGGCATAGAGAAGGGCTTCCAGACCGCCGCCACCCCGGCGGAAGGGGCCTTGGTGGTGGTGAACCCCGAGGTGAGTAGCGTGCGGGACGCCGACCGCATCATCGGCCTCTTGGAGGCCCGGGAGATCCGGGAAAACTACCTCATCGTGAACCGCCTCCGGCCCAAGATGGTGAGCCGGGGGGATATGCTTTCCGTGGAGGACGTGGTGGAGATCCTGGGCCTAAAGCCCATCGGCATCATCCCCGAGGACGAACAGGTCATCGTTTCCACCAACCAGGGGGAGCCCTTGGTCCTCAAAGGGACGAGCCCCGCCGCCCAGGCCTTCTTGGACACCGCCCGGCGGATGCGGGGGGAGGAGGTGCCCTTCCGCCACCTGGACGAGGTCCAGGGGTTCTTGGGCGTCTTGCGCAGGCTCTTTGGGGGTCGGTGATGTGGTGGCGTAAAAGGAGCAAGGAAAAGGCCAAGGAAAGGCTTAAGCTGGTCCTGGCCTACGACCGGGCGAAGCTTTCCCCCGGGCTTGTGGAAAGCCTAAAGAGGGACCTCTTGGAGGTGCTCCGCCGCTACTTCCCCGCCCAGGAGGAGGGGCTCCAGGTGGCCCTGGAGGAGCGGGGGGAGAAGATGGTCTTGGTGGCGGATATCCCCTTGCGCTGAGGTGGGCGTGGTCCTTAAGCGGCCAAACCTCTTGGCGTACGATTGGGGGCTCATCGTTTTGGCCCTGACCTTGGCCGTCCTCGGGGTCTTTAACCTTAGAAGCGCCACCCCTGACCCTGGCCTTGTCTCCCGGCAGGTCTTGGCCCTTTTTCTGGGTCTCGGGCTTGCGGTGGGGGTCCAGTTCCTCACCCGTCGGCTCCTCTTCGCCTCGGCCTATCCCCTTTACGCCCTTTCCTTGGCCCTTTTGGTGGCGGTCTTGGCCTTTGGCCGGGAGATTAACGGCGCCAAGGCGTGGTTTGTCCTAGGGCCCTTGCAGTTCCAGCCCCTGGAGCTCGCCAAGGTGGGCCTCGTCCTGGCCCTGGCCCGCCTCCTTGCGGAAAGGCCCGTCCGCCGCTTCTCGGACTACATCTTGCCTGCCCTCCTCACGGCCCCGGTGGCGGGGCTTCTCCTCCTCCAGCCCGATCTTGGGGGCACCTTGGTCGTCCTTTTTGGGGCCTTTACCGTGCTCTTCGTGCGGGGTCTACCCTGGAGGCATCTTCTCTTCGGGGCCTTGGCCCTTATCCTCCTCGTGCCCACCGTGGTCTGGCCCAACCTCAAGCCCTACCAACGGGAGCGGGTCCTCATCGTCCTAGACCCCTACCGCGACCCTCTGGGCCAGGGCTTCCAGGTAATCCAGTCCACCATCGCCATCGGTTCTGGGGGGTTTTTCGGCAAGGGGTATGGCCAGGGGACCCAGACCCAGCTGGGCTTCGTCCCCTTCCGCCACACGGACTTTGTCTTTGCCGTCTGGGCGGAGGAGTGGGGTTTTGTGGGGGTGGTGGCCCTCCTTGGGCTCTACGCCCTCCTCACCGTGCGCCTCTTTGGCCTCGCCCTGGAATGTGCCCGGATGGAGGATCGGCTCTTTATTGCCGGCATTGGAGGGATGCTGGGCTTCCAGGTGGTGGTGAACCTGGGCGTGGCCTTGGGGGTGATGCCCGTCACCGGCCTTACCCTGCCCCTTTTCTCCTACGGGGGCTCCAGCCTCATGGCCACCCTCTTCGCCTTGGGCCTGGTCCTCCTCGTGCACCGGGACCGGGCGGTGCCCTAGCCTGCTAAACTAGGCCCCGTGGCGGACGTACTGGTGCGCCTATCCGGGGTGCGCAAGGCCTTTGGCGGGGTGGTGGCCTTGGACGGGGTGGACCTGGAGGTGCGAAGGGGGGAGTTTTTCAGCCTCTTGGGACCCTCGGGGTGCGGGAAGACCACTCTTCTTAGAATTCTTGCCGGATTTGACACACCGGACGCGGGCCGGGTGGAGATCGCCGGAAAGGACATGGCGGGGGTTCCTCCCTATGCCCGGCCGGTGAACACCGTTTTCCAGAACTACGCCCTCTTCCCCCACATGACCGTGGAGGGGAACGTGGCCTTTGGCCTTAGGATGAAAGGCCTGCCCCAGGCCGAGGTACGGCGGAAGGTGGCCTGGGCCTTGGAGCTCGTGGACCTTGTGGGCTTGGAGAAGCGCTACCCGAGGGAGCTATCTGGGGGGCAGAAGCAACGGGTGGCCCTGGCCCGGGCTTTGGTCCTGGAGCCTTTGGTCCTCCTCCTGGACGAGCCCCTTTCCGCCCTGGATGCCCGGCTTCGCCAGGAGCTTCGGGTGGAGCTGATGCAACTCCAGAGGCGGCTTGGTACCACCTTCATCTTCGTCACCCACGACCAGGAAGAGGCCTTGGTCATGTCGGACCGCATCGCCGTGATGCGCTCCGGGCGCATCGTGCAAGAGGGGCTTCCCGACGAGGTGTACGAAAGGCCCAAAAACCGCTTCGTGGCGGAGTTTTTGGGGCGTTCCAACTTCCTCCCCGCAAGGCCGCACCCCCTGGGGGCCGAAACCCCTTTGGGGCCTTTGCGGCTAAAGGAGCCCTTGGCCCAAGCGGCCACCTTGGCCATCCGCCCGGAAAAGATCCGCCTGTACCCGGCGCAAAACGGGGTCCCCGCCCGGGAGAACCTGGTGCGGGCGGTGGTGGAGGAGATCGTCTACACGGGGGCGGAGAACCAGTACTACCTGAGGGCGGGGGAGGTGCGGCTTCTCGCCTACACCCTGAACCAGGACCTGCAGGAACCAGGGGCAGAGGAATTCGGCTATGGGGAGGAGGTCTACGCCTACCTCCCCCCAGGGAACCTGGTGGTGGTCCATGAATGAGGCGGCGACCCCCAGCCAGCGCCTTTTCCGGGTCCTGGTCACCGTAGGGCCGGGGGGGCTTTGGCTCGTCCTTTTCGTGCTCTTCCCCTCCCTTTTGGTCCTCCTCGCCTCCTTCCTCACCCGGGGGCCTTACGGGGAGCTGGGCCCGCCCCTTGGCCTGCACAACTACGCCCGGGCCTTGGAGCCCCTTTACCTGGAGGCCTTCCTCCAAAGCCTCTTGGTGGGTGTTTGGGCCACACTCCTTTCCGCCCTCTTGGGCTATCCCCTGGCCTTCTACATCGCCCGCCACCCGAAGCGGGACCTCCTCCTCTTTCTGCTCCTCCTGCCCTTCCTCACCAACTTCCTCATCCGGGTCTACGCTTGGCTCGTCTTGCTGCAACGGGAGGGCCTGGTGAACGCCTTTTTGGAGGCCTTTGGCCTTGGCCCCTTCGCCTTCTACCCCTCCTTTGGCGCCGTGCTTTGGGCCACGGTCTACACCTTCCTGCCCTTTTTTGTCCTGCCGGTCTACGCCAGCGTGGAAAGGCTGGACTGGCAGCTTCTGGAAGCGGCCTATGACCTAGGGGCGAGGCCCTTTAGGGCCTTTCTCCACGCCGTGCTTCCCCAGACCTACCCGGGGCTCTTTGCGGGAAGCGTCCTCGTTTTCATCCCCGCCATGGGCACCTTTGTGGTGGCGGACCTTTTGGGGGCTGGGCGGGTGGTGCTCATCGGCAACCTCATCCAGCAGCAGTTCGGCGTCACCCGGGACTGGGCCTTCGGGGCGGCGTTGAGCGTCTTCCTCATGGGCTTCGTCCTCCTAAGCCTTTACCTCTACGCCCGCATCCAGGGGGAAAGGGGGCTTGAGGAGCTGGTATGAGGCGGTTGCTTTCCCTCCACGCCCTTTTGGTCTACGCCTTCCTTTACCTTCCCCTTTTGGTCATCGTGGCCCTTTCCTTCAACGAGAGCCGCCGGGGGGTGCGCTTCACCGGCTTCACCCTGGACTGGTACCGGGCCCTTTTTCAGGACCCCAGGGTCTTGGAGTACTTTGGGAACACCCTGGTCGTGGCCCTGGTGTCCACTTTGGTCTCCACGGTCTTGGGCACCCTGCTCGCCTTGGGCATGGTGCGCTACCGCTTCCTTGGCAAGGAGCTTTTGCGCTATCTCCTCTACATTCCCGTGGTGGTGCCCGACGTGGTCATGGGGATCTCCCTCCTTCTCCTTTTCGCCTTCTCCCGGGAGCTTTTGGGTTTCCCGAGGCTTTCCCTCCTCACGGTGATCCTCGGGCACATCACCTTCCAGCTGGCCTTTGTGACCCTGGTGGTGCGCTCCCGGCTTCTCCTCCTGGACCCCGCCTTGGAGGAGGCGGCCCGGGACCTGGGGGCCAGGGGGTTCCAGACCTTCCTCCACGTGACCCTTCCCTTGGCCTGGCCGGGAGTGGCGGCGGGGGCCCTCCTGGCCCTCACCCTTTCCTTGGACGACTTTGTGGTCACCTTTTTCACCGCAGGCCCCGGGGCCACCACCCTGCCCCTTTACATCTACTCCAGCGTGAAGCTGGGCGTAAGCCCCAAGGTGCACGCCCTTTCCACCCTCATCGTGGGCCTTTCGGCGTTTTTTCTGGCGTTGGGGTATGCTCTTTCAAGGAGGCGGGTATGAGGCGAGGGGCGTTTCTCCTTTTGCTTGTGGTTTTGGTCCTCCTTGGGGTATTCCTCCTCCGGCCTAGGCCGGCCCAAGGGGCGGGTACCCTCTACTTCCTCAACTGGGCTGACTACATCCCCGAGGAGCTCGTCAGGAAGTTTGAGGCGGAAACGGGAGCCAAGGTGGTCCTGGACACCTTTGAGTCCCCCGAGGCCATGCTGGCCAAGCTGAAGGCGGGGGCGGACCAGGAGTTTTCCCTGGTGGTGGCCCCGGACTACTACGTGCTCCAGATGGCCCGGGAGGGGCTCATCGCCCCCCTGGACAAGGGGAGGCTCGCCAACCTAAAAAACCTGGACCCCTTCTTCCAAGATCCCCCCTATGACCCGGGTTTGCAGTACTCCGTGCCCTACTTGTGGGGCACCACGGGGATTGCCTACCGGGAGGACCTGGTCCAGGGCCCCGTGGACTCCTATGCGGTCCTCTTTGACCCTGCCCGCCAGGTGGGGCCCTTCCTCCTCCTGGACGAGATGCGGGAGACCATTGGGGCGGCCCTCAAGTACCTAGGTTACTCGGTGAACACCACGGACCCCGCTGCCTTGGAAAAGGCCAAGGAGCTCCTCCTTAGCGCCAAGGGGCGTTCCGTGGGGTTTGCGGGGGGGATAGAGGCCTTAAACCGCATCCTGGCGGGGGATGCGGCCCTTGCCCTCGCCTACTCGGGGGACGTGCTCCAGGCCCGGCAAGAGGACGAGCGCCTGCGCTACGCCATCCCCAAGGAAGGGGGTACCCTTTGGACGGACGCCATGGTGGTCCTGAAGCGGGGCCCGGCGCAGGAGCTGGCTTACCGCTTTATAGACTTCCTCTTGGAGCCGGAAAACGCCGCCGCCCTGGCGGAGTACACCCGCTATGCCACCCCCGTGGCCGCCGCCATCCCCCTTCTTCCCGAAGCGATGCGCCAAGACCCCGTGGTCTTCCCCCCGGAGGAGGTGCGGGCCAAGCTGGAATACCTGAAGGACCTGGGGCCGGACATCGCCCTCTTTGACCGGGTTTGGACCGAGGTAAAGGCCCGCTAAAGGCGCTAGGGCAGGGAATAGGGTAGGCTGGACCCATGAGGAAGCTTTGGGCCATTCTCCTCGTCTTGGGCCTGGCGTGGGGCCAAGGGGTAGAGGCCCTTTGGGCGAGGTCCTGCGCCCAGTGCCACGGGGAGAAGGGCCAAGGGGTGCGTCCCTACCCCTCGCTTCAGGGGGCATTGCCCCTCTTCGCTACCCCGGAGGGGCGGCGTTACCTGATCCTGGTGGTCCTCTACGGCAAGAAGGGCGAGGCTGGCCTGATGCCGGGCTTTTCCCAACTTAAGGACGAGGAGCTCGCCGCCCTTCTGAACCACCTCCGCGCCCTCCTTGGGGCCAAGGGCGAACCCTTCACCCCGGAAGAGATCCGCCGGGGGCGAGGCCTAAACCTCACCCCCGACCAGGTGAAGCGCCCTTAGAGGGGTTCTTCCAGGACGGCGCCCTCGTCCGCCTGGCGCACGAGGGCGGCGTAGCGGGCGAAAAGCCCCCGGGTGAAGGCGGGGGGGCGGGGTTGCCACCTCGCCTTGCGCCGGGCGAGTTCCTCTTCGGAAAGGAGGACCTCGAGGCGGCGGTTCTCCACGTCAATCCGGATGGTGTCCCCCTCTTCCAGGAGGGCGATGGGGCCCCCCACGAAGGCCTCGGGGGCGATGTGGCCGATCATGAGGCCCCGGGTGCCCCCAGAGAAGCGGCCGTCGGTGAGGAGGGCCACCTCGGGACCAAGGCCCTCCCCCACGAGGGCGCTCGTCACCGAGAGCATCTCCGGCATGCCGGGAGCCCCCTTAGGCCCCACGTAGCGGATGACCACCACGTCCCCGGGGCGGATCTCCCCGTTTAGGACCCTTTCCATGGCGGCTTCCTCCGAGTCAAAGACCCGGGCCGGGCCTTGGAAGAAGGTGCGCTCCGTGCCGGCAAGCTTTAGGACGGCCCCTTGGGGGGCAAGGTTGCCCCTGAGGACCACCAGGCCCCCGTGGGGCTTGAGGGCCTTTGCCACGGGGAAGACCACCCGTTGCCCTTCCTGCTCCCGAAAGGCCCTTTCCACCTCCTCCGCCAGGGTTCTCCCCGTGAGGGTTTTCTCGTCCCCAAAGAGGAGGCCCGCTTCCAAAAGCCGCCGGAAGACGAGGGCCGTCCCCCCCGCCTCAAAGAGCTCCCAGGCGGTGTAGGTACCCCAGGGCCTCAGGTCGGCGATGACCGGGGTCTTGCGGGAAACTTGGTCAAAGTCGTCCAGGGTAAGCTCCACCCCCGCTTCCCTGGCCAGGGCCAGGAGGTGGAGCACGGCGTTGGTGCTCCCCCCCGTGGCGGCCACGGTGGCGATGGCGTTGAGGAAGCTCCTCCGGGTGAGGAAGTCCTTGGGCTTCCAGTCCTTAGCGATGGCCTCGGCGAGGATTTTCCCTGCCTCCCGGGTGGCCCGGGGTTTGTCCGGGTGGACGGCGGGGATGGCGTTGTAGCCGAGGGGGGAGAGGCCTAGGGCCTCGAGGGCCATGGCCATGGTGTTGGCGGTGTACTGGCCGCCGCAGGCCCCGGGGCCCGGGATGGCCCGCTTCTCTATCTCCAAAAGCTCCTCGTCGGCGATTTTGCCCGCCGCCCGCTGGCCCACTGCCTCAAAGACCTCCACGATGGTGAGCTTCCTGCCCTGCCACTCCCCGGGGGCGATGGTGCCCCCGTAGAGGACCATGCCGGGGACGCCGCTTCGGATGACCCCCATGGCCCCCCGGGGATGGTCTTGTCGCAGGCGGAGAGGGCCACCATGCCATCGTAAAGGTAGCCTTGGGCTATGAGCTCCACGCTGTCGGCGATGACCTCGCGGCTCACGAGGCTTGCCCGCATCCCCGGGGTGCC encodes:
- a CDS encoding nuclear transport factor 2 family protein; protein product: MEGEAELWGFLEHHLKSIYEGDYATYAATTHPELSLYEWFVTPHRLDGLDFHRFMVEKRWATRGKPYRIDLLERRLQRYGEVAIFSYTLLLTLEEEGGLRHQAVNESRVAVRFPEGWKVVHVHKSPAG
- a CDS encoding acyl-CoA mutase large subunit family protein, with the translated sequence MEGLFESLPEGYRERLGRPGEYPFTRGIYPRMYLDRLWTMRQYAGFSTAEESNARYRYLLAQGQTGLSVAFDLPTQLGLDPDHPMSVGEVGRVGVSIATLEDMRKLFEGIPLDRVSTSMTINAPAMMLLALYLLVAEEQGVSWDQVSGTVQNDILKEYFARGTYIYPPGPSMRLVTDIFEFCAQHVPKWNTISISGYHIREAGATAAQEIAFTLADGKAYVRAAMERGLDVDAFAPRLSFFFAAHGDILEEAAKFRAARRLWARIMREEFGAKDPKSWMLRFHTQTGGSTLTAQEPLNNVVRTAYQALAAVLGGTQSLHTNAYDEALGLPTEKSALLALRTQQILAYESGVTKAIDPLGGSFYVEHLTDTLEKEAERLIAEIDALGGAVAAVEAGYFQRAIEESAWQFQKEVEEGKRIIVGVNRFHDPNSPLNEPVPVQRIDPELHERRKRELAAFRANRDGESVRIGLENLRRAAKGGENLFPYVLEAFRRRATLGEVCGVLREEWGEYQPGR
- a CDS encoding winged helix-turn-helix transcriptional regulator, whose amino-acid sequence is MALSKSARKVLKVLARRGAPEVLFALSRGASRFSDLESLLVLSPRTLAERLREFHLLGFVERRAYPEVPPRVEYILTPRGKRVLDFLRGLEEVLEPKEEVR
- the minD gene encoding septum site-determining protein MinD; translated protein: MKARAIVVTSGKGGVGKTTTTANLGAALAKLGEKVAVVDVDVGLRNLDVVMGLEGRVVFDLIDVLEGRAKPRQALIRDKRVENLYLLPASQTKDKEALDPAKFRELIQLLLNEEGFDRVLIDSPAGIEKGFQTAATPAEGALVVVNPEVSSVRDADRIIGLLEAREIRENYLIVNRLRPKMVSRGDMLSVEDVVEILGLKPIGIIPEDEQVIVSTNQGEPLVLKGTSPAAQAFLDTARRMRGEEVPFRHLDEVQGFLGVLRRLFGGR
- the minE gene encoding cell division topological specificity factor MinE; translation: MWWRKRSKEKAKERLKLVLAYDRAKLSPGLVESLKRDLLEVLRRYFPAQEEGLQVALEERGEKMVLVADIPLR
- the rodA gene encoding rod shape-determining protein RodA, which gives rise to MVLKRPNLLAYDWGLIVLALTLAVLGVFNLRSATPDPGLVSRQVLALFLGLGLAVGVQFLTRRLLFASAYPLYALSLALLVAVLAFGREINGAKAWFVLGPLQFQPLELAKVGLVLALARLLAERPVRRFSDYILPALLTAPVAGLLLLQPDLGGTLVVLFGAFTVLFVRGLPWRHLLFGALALILLVPTVVWPNLKPYQRERVLIVLDPYRDPLGQGFQVIQSTIAIGSGGFFGKGYGQGTQTQLGFVPFRHTDFVFAVWAEEWGFVGVVALLGLYALLTVRLFGLALECARMEDRLFIAGIGGMLGFQVVVNLGVALGVMPVTGLTLPLFSYGGSSLMATLFALGLVLLVHRDRAVP
- a CDS encoding ABC transporter ATP-binding protein; protein product: MADVLVRLSGVRKAFGGVVALDGVDLEVRRGEFFSLLGPSGCGKTTLLRILAGFDTPDAGRVEIAGKDMAGVPPYARPVNTVFQNYALFPHMTVEGNVAFGLRMKGLPQAEVRRKVAWALELVDLVGLEKRYPRELSGGQKQRVALARALVLEPLVLLLDEPLSALDARLRQELRVELMQLQRRLGTTFIFVTHDQEEALVMSDRIAVMRSGRIVQEGLPDEVYERPKNRFVAEFLGRSNFLPARPHPLGAETPLGPLRLKEPLAQAATLAIRPEKIRLYPAQNGVPARENLVRAVVEEIVYTGAENQYYLRAGEVRLLAYTLNQDLQEPGAEEFGYGEEVYAYLPPGNLVVVHE
- a CDS encoding ABC transporter permease → MNEAATPSQRLFRVLVTVGPGGLWLVLFVLFPSLLVLLASFLTRGPYGELGPPLGLHNYARALEPLYLEAFLQSLLVGVWATLLSALLGYPLAFYIARHPKRDLLLFLLLLPFLTNFLIRVYAWLVLLQREGLVNAFLEAFGLGPFAFYPSFGAVLWATVYTFLPFFVLPVYASVERLDWQLLEAAYDLGARPFRAFLHAVLPQTYPGLFAGSVLVFIPAMGTFVVADLLGAGRVVLIGNLIQQQFGVTRDWAFGAALSVFLMGFVLLSLYLYARIQGERGLEELV
- a CDS encoding ABC transporter permease; this translates as MRRLLSLHALLVYAFLYLPLLVIVALSFNESRRGVRFTGFTLDWYRALFQDPRVLEYFGNTLVVALVSTLVSTVLGTLLALGMVRYRFLGKELLRYLLYIPVVVPDVVMGISLLLLFAFSRELLGFPRLSLLTVILGHITFQLAFVTLVVRSRLLLLDPALEEAARDLGARGFQTFLHVTLPLAWPGVAAGALLALTLSLDDFVVTFFTAGPGATTLPLYIYSSVKLGVSPKVHALSTLIVGLSAFFLALGYALSRRRV
- a CDS encoding polyamine ABC transporter substrate-binding protein, giving the protein MRRGAFLLLLVVLVLLGVFLLRPRPAQGAGTLYFLNWADYIPEELVRKFEAETGAKVVLDTFESPEAMLAKLKAGADQEFSLVVAPDYYVLQMAREGLIAPLDKGRLANLKNLDPFFQDPPYDPGLQYSVPYLWGTTGIAYREDLVQGPVDSYAVLFDPARQVGPFLLLDEMRETIGAALKYLGYSVNTTDPAALEKAKELLLSAKGRSVGFAGGIEALNRILAGDAALALAYSGDVLQARQEDERLRYAIPKEGGTLWTDAMVVLKRGPAQELAYRFIDFLLEPENAAALAEYTRYATPVAAAIPLLPEAMRQDPVVFPPEEVRAKLEYLKDLGPDIALFDRVWTEVKAR
- a CDS encoding c-type cytochrome; protein product: MRKLWAILLVLGLAWGQGVEALWARSCAQCHGEKGQGVRPYPSLQGALPLFATPEGRRYLILVVLYGKKGEAGLMPGFSQLKDEELAALLNHLRALLGAKGEPFTPEEIRRGRGLNLTPDQVKRP